The Bombus affinis isolate iyBomAffi1 chromosome 17, iyBomAffi1.2, whole genome shotgun sequence genome includes a region encoding these proteins:
- the LOC126926222 gene encoding katanin p60 ATPase-containing subunit A-like 1 — MHFKTIMAVSINEICENTKLAREMALTGNYDTSGVYYQGVVQQIHRLLASIADVTRKAKWQLVQHQIVQEFEKVKATSNTLQLFKVDTHGERLLGTSCLSFEEPTRDPTLWTYNNSDSSWNQTPARDPDVWPPLTPAEQKNIRPLKNQPKQQQNRTNVRRSVTTGKRPDAKIAKKDERKTSRKDDINKEKLETEKVDVEVEERKFEPSGNDRDLVDLLERDIVQKNPNIHWDDIADLHEAKRLLEEAVVLPMWMPDFFKGIRRPWKGVLMVGPPGTGKTMLAKAVATECGTTFFNVSSSTLTSKYRGESEKLVRLLFEMARFYAPSTIFIDEIDSLCSRRGSESEHEASRRVKSELLVQMDGISSNSEDPSKVVMVLAATNFPWDIDEALRRRLEKRIYIPLPNREGREALLKINLREVKVDLSVDLADIAKKLEGYSGADITNVCRDASMMSMRKKIAGLKPDQIRQLPKEELDLPVSAADFDEAVERCNKSVSQEDLEKYEKWMSEFGSS; from the exons atgcattttaAAACAATCATGGCAGTTTCAATCAATGAAATTTGTGAAAATACCAAACTGGCTCGTGAAATGGCTTTGACTGGAAACTATGATACATCCGGAGTTTATTACCAAGGTGTTGTTCAACAGATTCATCGGTTACTTGCAAGCATTGCAGATGTCACACGGAAAGCTAAATGGCAACTTGTGCAACATCAAATTGTTCAAGAATTTGAAAAAGTAAAAGCAACTTCAAATACCTTACAACTTTTCAAAGTCGATACACATGGAGAAAGATTACTGG GTACTTCATGTTTATCATTTGAGGAGCCAACAAGAGATCCAACTTTATGGACCTATAATAATTCAGATAGTTCATGGAATCAAACACCAGCAAGAGATCCAGATGTATGGCCACCTTTGACACCTGCTGAGCaaaa AAATATTAGACCACTGAAAAATCAACCAAAGCAACAACAAAATCGGACAAATGTACGAAGATCTGTAACTACTGGGAAAAGGCCAGATGCCAAAATTGCTAAAAAAGATGAGAGAAAAACATCAAGGAAGGATGACATAAACAAa gAAAAATTGGAAACTGAAAAAGTAGATGTAGAAGTAGAGGAACGCAAATTTGAGCCATCTGGAAATGATAGAGATTTGGTTGATTTATTag AAAGAGATATTGTTCAAAAAAATCCAAATATTCATTGGGATGATATAGCTGACTTGCATGAAGCAAAACGATTGTTAGAAGAAGCTGTTGTTCTTCCAATGTGGATGCCAGATTTCTTTAAG gGAATTCGTCGCCCTTGGAAAGGAGTACTTATGGTTGGTCCACCAGGAACTGGAAAAACAATGTTAGCAAAAGCAGTAGCCACTGAATGTGGAACAACATTTTTTAATGTATCATCTTCCACTCTAACTTCAAAGTATAGGGGAGAATCTGAAAAACTTGTTCGTCTACTTTTTGAAATG GCCAGATTTTATGCACCTAGCACAATCTTCATTGATGAAATTGACTCTCTATGCTCTAGAAGAGGATCTGAGTCTGAACATGAAGCTTCACGACGAGTAAAATCTGAACTTCTGGTACAAATGGATGGTATAAGCTCCAATAG CGAAGATCCAAGTAAAGTTGTAATGGTGTTAGCAGCAACAAACTTTCCATGGGATATTGATGAAGCTCTTCGAAGACGATTAGAAAAGCGTATTTATATCCCGTTACCAAATC GTGAAGGTAGAGAAGCACTGTTAAAAATTAACCTACGAGAAGTAAAAGTAGATTTATCTGTAGATTTAGCAGATATTGCAAAAAAATTAGAAGGTTACTCTGGAGCAGATATCACAAACGTTTGCAg AGATGCGTCCATGATGTCGATGCGGAAAAAAATTGCAGGCTTAAAACCTGATCAAATTAGACAATTACCAAAAGAAGAACTAGATTTACCTGTATCTGCTGCAGATTTTGATGAAGCTGTTGAAAGGTGTAATAAAAGTGTTTCTCAAGAAGatttagaaaaatatgaaaaatggaTGAGTGAATTTGGTTCATCCTGA
- the LOC126926228 gene encoding peroxynitrite isomerase THAP4-like — MQDISDDCTDMRLLPMNEVLKPLAWLKGTWRTKSPGAGKYPTIQPFRYCEEMSFSSIGQPMLNYSALSWKPDGKTPMHYEVGFLKIIPDKNKVYMLLSHNFGVTTIEEGVVEDKIIKLKTTHIGRPTEGTRGPIVLELRRQFALVGDCLEHTLYMATENTKLQEHLHAVYIKKCETDP, encoded by the exons ATGCAGGACATTTCTGATGATTGTACAG ATATGAGATTATTACCAATGAATGAAGTGCTTAAACCACTAGCTTGGTTAAAAGGAACATGGAGAACTAAAAGTCCTGGAGCTGGTAAATATCCAACAATTCAACCATTTAGATATTGCGAAGAGATGTCCTTCTCTTCTATCGGTCAACCAATGTTAAATTATTCTGCATTAAGTTGGAAGCCTGATGGAAAAACTCCAATGCATTATGAAGTTGgatttttgaaaataatacCTGATAAAAATAAAGTATATATGCTGCTGTCTCATAACTTTGGTGTAACAACAATAGAAGAAGGAGTTGttgaagataaaatcattaaattgAAAACTACTCATATAGGAAGACCAACAGAAGGAACAAGAGGACCTATAGTACTGGAG CTTCGAAGACAATTTGCTCTTGTTGGAGACTGTTTAGAACATACATTATATATGGCTACAGAAAACACAAAATTGCAAGAACATTTACATGcagtttatattaaaaaatgtgaAACTGACCCATGA